From Streptomyces sp. NBC_01754, a single genomic window includes:
- a CDS encoding SAM-dependent methyltransferase, whose product MTGPENDGTSLRIDTSRPHPARMYDWFLGGKDNYPVDEAMGRQMLAVEPGVPVMAKVNRAFMQRATGWIAGQGIRQFLDIGTGIPTEPNLHQVAQRTAPTARVVYCDHDPIVLAHAAALLSGTAEGSVDYVQADARDVDAILEQAGRTLDFTQPVALSMIALLHFVSDEDGAYALVDRLVSVLAPGSYLAISHLTADFHPEEARKVDEMYKANTLTLAPRTRERFAAFFEGLDIVDPGIVAAEDWHPELGAPVPGQDDVVSAGYVAVARKG is encoded by the coding sequence ATGACCGGTCCGGAGAACGACGGCACCTCCCTGCGCATCGACACCAGCCGACCGCATCCCGCACGGATGTACGACTGGTTCCTGGGCGGCAAGGACAACTACCCGGTGGACGAGGCGATGGGCCGGCAGATGCTGGCCGTCGAGCCGGGGGTGCCGGTGATGGCGAAGGTGAACCGCGCCTTCATGCAGCGCGCCACCGGCTGGATCGCCGGGCAGGGGATCCGGCAGTTCCTCGACATCGGCACCGGGATACCCACCGAGCCCAACCTGCACCAGGTGGCCCAGCGGACGGCTCCCACCGCCCGGGTCGTCTACTGCGACCACGACCCGATCGTGCTGGCCCACGCTGCCGCTCTGCTGAGCGGAACCGCGGAGGGAAGCGTCGACTACGTCCAGGCGGACGCGCGGGATGTCGACGCCATCCTCGAGCAGGCGGGCAGGACCCTGGACTTCACCCAGCCGGTCGCCCTGTCGATGATCGCGCTGCTGCACTTCGTGAGCGACGAGGACGGGGCCTACGCACTGGTGGACCGGCTGGTCTCCGTGCTGGCGCCGGGCAGTTACCTGGCGATCTCGCACCTCACCGCCGACTTCCACCCGGAAGAAGCCCGCAAGGTCGACGAGATGTACAAGGCGAACACGCTCACGCTCGCCCCGCGCACCCGCGAGCGCTTCGCCGCGTTCTTCGAGGGGCTCGACATCGTCGACCCCGGCATCGTGGCCGCCGAAGACTGGCATCCGGAGCTCGGCGCCCCGGTTCCCGGCCAGGACGACGTCGTCAGCGCGGGGTACGTGGCGGTGGCCCGCAAGGGCTGA
- a CDS encoding PadR family transcriptional regulator, translating into MALDHAILVSLLERPGSGYELARRFERSIGYFWTATHQQIYRVLKRMEGAGLLDVRDVPQQGRPDKKEYSVAEPGRAVLTAWLHEPIEPESLRHDLAVKIRGAAFDDPAALIREVGRHHQVHSDRLEHYLAGERRDFTGPDAPAPPDAGQELQHVVLRGGIAYERMTIAWLDDVLATLYRIGRPAPGA; encoded by the coding sequence ATGGCCCTCGACCACGCGATCCTCGTCTCCCTGCTGGAGCGGCCCGGCTCCGGCTACGAGCTGGCCCGGCGGTTCGAGCGGTCCATCGGGTACTTCTGGACCGCCACCCACCAGCAGATCTACCGCGTCCTCAAACGGATGGAAGGGGCCGGCCTCCTCGACGTCCGCGACGTTCCGCAACAAGGGCGGCCGGACAAGAAGGAGTACTCCGTCGCGGAGCCCGGCCGCGCCGTCCTCACCGCCTGGCTGCACGAGCCGATCGAACCCGAAAGCCTCCGGCACGATCTCGCCGTGAAGATCCGGGGAGCGGCCTTCGACGACCCGGCCGCGCTGATCCGTGAGGTCGGACGCCACCACCAGGTGCACAGCGACCGGCTGGAGCACTACCTGGCCGGTGAGCGGCGCGACTTCACCGGTCCTGACGCCCCCGCCCCGCCCGACGCCGGACAGGAGCTCCAGCACGTCGTCCTGCGGGGCGGCATCGCGTACGAGCGGATGACCATCGCGTGGCTCGACGACGTACTCGCCACTCTGTACAGGATCGGCCGCCCCGCTCCGGGCGCCTGA
- a CDS encoding DUF5133 domain-containing protein codes for MPTPTPRPQDLRVALARYAGARIEDDRLPTAATARAVEDAAHTLCVLTGTQDVPQAITLADSLLARSGRLRPGRRTTGPQQGDNLQSA; via the coding sequence GTGCCGACCCCGACCCCCAGACCGCAGGACCTACGCGTGGCTCTGGCCCGCTACGCCGGTGCCCGTATCGAGGACGACCGTCTGCCCACCGCCGCCACCGCGCGCGCCGTCGAGGACGCCGCCCACACCCTGTGCGTGCTCACGGGCACCCAGGACGTTCCGCAGGCCATCACCCTCGCCGACTCCCTGCTCGCCCGGTCGGGAAGGCTCCGTCCGGGCCGCCGCACCACGGGCCCCCAGCAGGGGGACAATCTCCAGTCCGCCTGA
- a CDS encoding acyl-CoA dehydrogenase family protein, which yields MADPLLFNPRTYDPAHFDPETRRLLRATVDWFEDRGKRRLIEDYRSRAWLAEFLAFAAEEQLFATFLTPSAVAERADQRWDTARIAALNEILGFYGLDYWYAWQVTILGLGPVWQSDNAAARARAAGLLARGEVFAFGLSERAHGADIYSTDMLLEPDGDGGFLASGSKYYIGNGNAAGLVSVFGRRADVEGPDGYVFFAADSRHPAYHLVKNVVDSSKYVSEFRLADYPVGPDDVLHTGRAAFDAALNTVNVGKFNLCTASIGICEHAMYEAVTHAHNRVLYGRPVTAFPHVRRELADAYVRLVGMKLFSDRAVDYFRSAGPDDRRYLLFNPMTKMKVTTEGEKVIDLMWDVIAAKGFEKDTYFAQAAVEIRSLPKLEGTVHVNLALILKFLHNHLLAPAGYEPVPARLDAADDAFLFRQGPARGLGSVRFHDWRPAFDAYSGVPNVVRFRQQADALCDFVRTAAPDEEQSRDLDLLLSVGQLFALVVHGQLILEQARATDLDVDVLDELFSVLVRDFSAHAVELHGKESATREQQDWALGAVRRPVTDAARSARVWERVEALSGAYEMAP from the coding sequence ATGGCCGACCCGCTGCTGTTCAACCCGCGCACCTACGACCCGGCGCACTTCGACCCCGAGACCCGCAGGCTGCTGCGCGCCACCGTCGACTGGTTCGAGGACCGGGGCAAGCGCCGGCTGATCGAGGACTACCGCTCCCGCGCCTGGCTGGCGGAGTTCCTGGCGTTCGCCGCCGAGGAACAGCTGTTCGCCACCTTCCTCACCCCGTCCGCCGTCGCCGAACGCGCGGACCAGCGCTGGGACACCGCCCGCATCGCGGCGCTCAACGAGATCCTCGGGTTCTACGGCCTCGACTACTGGTACGCCTGGCAGGTGACCATCCTCGGTCTCGGTCCCGTCTGGCAGAGCGACAACGCGGCCGCCCGCGCCCGTGCGGCCGGGCTCCTGGCCCGTGGTGAGGTGTTCGCCTTCGGTCTGTCCGAGCGGGCGCACGGCGCCGACATCTACTCCACCGACATGCTGCTGGAGCCGGACGGCGACGGCGGCTTCCTGGCCTCCGGATCCAAGTACTACATCGGCAACGGCAACGCCGCCGGCCTGGTCTCCGTGTTCGGCCGCCGCGCCGACGTCGAGGGCCCCGACGGTTACGTCTTCTTCGCCGCCGACAGCCGCCACCCGGCCTACCACCTGGTCAAGAACGTCGTGGACTCCTCCAAGTACGTCAGCGAGTTCCGCCTGGCCGACTATCCGGTGGGTCCCGACGACGTCCTGCACACCGGCCGTGCCGCCTTCGACGCCGCCCTCAACACCGTCAACGTGGGCAAGTTCAACCTCTGTACCGCCTCGATCGGCATCTGCGAGCACGCGATGTACGAGGCCGTCACCCACGCGCACAACCGTGTCCTCTACGGACGCCCGGTGACCGCCTTCCCCCACGTACGCCGGGAACTGGCCGACGCCTACGTCCGGCTGGTCGGCATGAAGCTCTTCAGCGACCGCGCCGTCGACTACTTCCGCTCCGCCGGGCCGGACGACCGCAGGTACCTGCTGTTCAACCCGATGACGAAGATGAAGGTGACCACGGAGGGCGAGAAGGTCATCGACCTGATGTGGGACGTCATCGCCGCCAAGGGCTTCGAGAAGGACACCTACTTCGCCCAGGCGGCCGTCGAGATCCGGAGCCTGCCCAAGCTCGAGGGCACGGTCCACGTCAACCTGGCCCTCATCCTGAAGTTCCTCCACAACCACCTGCTGGCCCCGGCCGGTTACGAGCCCGTCCCGGCCCGCCTCGACGCGGCGGACGACGCCTTCCTCTTCCGGCAGGGGCCCGCCCGCGGTCTGGGTTCCGTCCGCTTCCACGACTGGCGCCCGGCCTTCGACGCCTACTCCGGTGTCCCCAACGTGGTCCGCTTCCGGCAACAGGCGGACGCCCTGTGCGACTTCGTCCGCACGGCCGCACCCGACGAGGAGCAGAGCCGCGACCTCGATCTGCTCCTGTCGGTCGGCCAGCTCTTCGCCCTGGTGGTCCACGGGCAGCTGATCCTGGAACAGGCCCGTGCGACGGACCTGGACGTGGATGTGCTCGACGAACTGTTCTCCGTCCTCGTCCGCGACTTCTCCGCGCACGCGGTCGAGCTCCACGGCAAGGAGTCCGCCACCCGGGAGCAGCAGGACTGGGCCCTCGGCGCCGTGCGGCGTCCCGTGACGGACGCGGCCCGCTCGGCG